Proteins co-encoded in one Candidatus Tanganyikabacteria bacterium genomic window:
- a CDS encoding alpha/beta fold hydrolase, producing the protein MAVLAENLLKLHASPPVGMSPRELVWTKNKARLYRYAAPGGIRHKTPLLFVYALINKPYILDLTPGNSLIESLAAAGYDVFLLDWGIPGEEDAGLGFENYVLEYLPRAARQVLEKSGSDRFSLFGYCMGGTICAMYAATHPGPELANLVLLTSPIDFSEAGLYSAWLDPAHFDVERVARTLKLVPPEMLDLGAKLLKPLQNYVGPYVRLLEKIEDAEFVKGWQVMHHWVNDGVPFPGEAYRQWVRHFYQENRLIRGELELRGVPVRLGNIRCSVLNVYAELDHIVPPAMALPLLDRVGSTDKTLLPINAGHVGVVAGRTAHRQFIPKLEAWLRIRSQG; encoded by the coding sequence GTGGCGGTGCTGGCCGAGAATCTCCTCAAGCTGCATGCGAGCCCGCCCGTGGGCATGTCCCCCCGCGAGCTGGTATGGACGAAGAACAAGGCGCGCCTGTACCGCTACGCCGCGCCAGGCGGCATCCGGCACAAGACGCCGCTGCTGTTCGTCTACGCCCTGATCAACAAGCCCTACATCCTGGACCTGACACCGGGAAACAGCTTGATCGAGAGCCTCGCGGCCGCCGGGTACGACGTCTTCCTCCTCGACTGGGGGATCCCGGGCGAGGAGGATGCCGGCCTCGGTTTCGAGAATTACGTGCTGGAATACCTGCCGCGCGCGGCCAGGCAGGTGCTCGAGAAGTCGGGATCGGACCGATTCTCGCTCTTCGGCTACTGCATGGGCGGCACGATCTGCGCCATGTACGCCGCGACACACCCCGGTCCCGAGCTGGCGAACCTGGTGCTCCTGACGAGCCCCATCGACTTCTCGGAAGCGGGCCTCTACTCGGCGTGGCTCGATCCGGCCCACTTCGACGTGGAGCGCGTGGCGCGCACGCTCAAGCTCGTTCCCCCCGAGATGCTGGATCTCGGGGCCAAGCTCCTCAAGCCCCTCCAGAACTACGTCGGCCCGTACGTGCGGCTCCTGGAAAAGATCGAGGATGCCGAGTTCGTGAAGGGCTGGCAGGTGATGCACCACTGGGTCAACGACGGCGTGCCATTCCCGGGCGAGGCCTATCGCCAGTGGGTACGGCACTTCTACCAGGAGAACCGGCTGATCCGCGGCGAACTGGAGCTCCGCGGGGTGCCGGTTCGCCTGGGAAACATCCGCTGCAGCGTCCTGAACGTCTACGCGGAACTGGACCACATCGTCCCGCCCGCGATGGCATTGCCGCTGCTCGACCGGGTCGGCAGCACCGACAAGACCCTGCTGCCCATCAACGCCGGACATGTGGGCGTCGTCGCGGGACGCACGGCGCACAGGCAGTTCATCCCGAAGCTGGAGGCATGGTTGCGGATACGCAGCCAGGGCTGA
- a CDS encoding malate synthase A, which translates to MTVEVATARPAQLARGCPRGPGCERLLTPEAMAFLGKLHAAFETRRRDLLEARALRQRRLDAGELPDFLPQTRLLREGEWRVADAPPDLQRRTVEITGPVERKMMINALNSGADCFMADFEDANSPTWDNVVAGQINCQDAVRRTLSFESADGREYRLADRVATLMVRPRGWHLVEKHVVVDDEVVSGSLFDFGLYFFHNARELLARGSGPYFYLPKLESHHEARLWNDVFDFAQDELGIPRGTIRATVLIETILAALEMEEILFELREHSAGLNAGRWDYIFSCIKKFRNRPGLVFPDRAAITMTVPFMRAYTDLLVRTCHKRGAHAIGGMAAFIPSRKDAAVNSTALGKVREDKDREAGDAFDGTWVAHPDLVAVAGESFRRLLGDRPHQIARRREDVSVAAGDLLAFEIAGGQVTEAGVRKNVNVALQYLDSWLRGIGAAAIHNLMEDAATAEISRAQLWQWLHGGARLGSGETVDETLYRRIRGEELAALGGAATGRLAEAARLLDGLVLSGEFAEFLTVSAYASLD; encoded by the coding sequence ATGACGGTTGAAGTCGCGACGGCGCGACCCGCGCAGCTTGCGCGCGGGTGCCCCCGGGGCCCCGGCTGCGAGCGCCTGCTCACCCCGGAAGCCATGGCTTTCCTCGGGAAACTGCACGCCGCGTTCGAGACGCGCCGGCGCGATCTGCTGGAAGCGCGCGCCTTGCGCCAGCGTCGCCTCGATGCCGGCGAATTGCCGGATTTCCTGCCCCAGACGCGCCTGCTGCGGGAGGGCGAGTGGCGGGTGGCCGACGCGCCCCCCGATCTGCAACGGCGCACCGTGGAGATCACGGGTCCGGTCGAGCGCAAGATGATGATAAACGCGCTGAACTCGGGCGCCGACTGCTTCATGGCGGATTTCGAGGACGCCAACTCCCCGACCTGGGACAACGTCGTGGCGGGCCAGATCAACTGCCAGGACGCCGTGCGCCGGACGCTTTCGTTCGAGAGCGCGGATGGCCGGGAGTATCGCCTCGCGGACAGGGTCGCCACGCTCATGGTGCGGCCCCGAGGCTGGCATCTGGTCGAGAAGCACGTGGTCGTGGACGACGAGGTCGTATCCGGATCCCTGTTCGATTTCGGCCTTTACTTCTTCCACAACGCCCGAGAACTGCTGGCCCGCGGCTCGGGGCCTTACTTCTACCTGCCCAAGCTCGAGAGCCACCACGAGGCGCGCCTCTGGAACGACGTCTTCGACTTCGCGCAGGACGAACTGGGCATTCCCCGCGGGACCATCCGGGCGACCGTGCTGATCGAGACGATCCTGGCCGCACTCGAGATGGAGGAGATCCTCTTCGAGTTGCGCGAGCACTCGGCGGGCCTCAACGCGGGTCGCTGGGACTACATCTTCAGCTGCATCAAGAAGTTCCGGAACCGCCCGGGCCTCGTCTTCCCCGACCGCGCCGCGATCACGATGACGGTCCCGTTCATGCGGGCGTACACCGACCTGCTCGTCAGGACGTGCCACAAGCGCGGGGCCCATGCCATCGGCGGCATGGCGGCCTTCATCCCGAGCCGCAAGGATGCCGCGGTGAACTCCACGGCACTGGGAAAGGTGCGCGAGGACAAGGATCGCGAGGCCGGCGACGCGTTCGACGGGACCTGGGTCGCGCATCCGGACCTCGTGGCCGTGGCCGGCGAGTCTTTCCGCCGGCTGTTGGGCGACCGCCCGCACCAGATCGCGCGACGCCGCGAGGACGTATCCGTCGCGGCAGGCGACCTCCTTGCCTTCGAGATCGCCGGGGGCCAGGTGACCGAAGCGGGCGTGCGCAAGAACGTGAACGTCGCGCTCCAGTACCTCGATTCCTGGCTCCGGGGCATCGGCGCGGCGGCCATCCACAACCTGATGGAGGACGCGGCCACGGCAGAGATTTCCCGGGCGCAGCTATGGCAGTGGCTTCACGGCGGTGCGCGCCTCGGGTCCGGCGAAACCGTGGACGAGACCCTCTACAGGCGCATTCGCGGCGAGGAACTGGCGGCCCTGGGAGGGGCCGCCACGGGGCGCCTTGCGGAAGCGGCACGCCTGCTCGACGGCCTGGTCCTGTCGGGCGAGTTCGCCGAGTTCCTCACTGTTTCGGCTTACGCATCGTTGGATTAG
- the aceA gene encoding isocitrate lyase, translated as MDKTFARQVAELKARWTDETRWKGIRRDYTADEVVRLRGSVGVEHTLARLGAERFWSLLASEPYVHTFGALTGAQATQMVKGGLKAIYVSGWQVAGDANLAGHTYPDQSLYPANSVPALVKRINNALSRADQIEWSENAQASRHWFAPIVADAEAGFGGPIHAFELMKAMIESGAAAVHFEDQLASEKKCGHLGGKVLVPTNQFVRTLCAARLAADVLDVPSVVIARTDSLGATLMTSDADPADKPFLTGERTPEGYWVVKKGLPAAIGRSLAYAPYADVLWFETSHPDLEEARHFAEAIHAKFPGKLLAYNLSPSFNWERNLDAGQIARIQRELGALGYKFQFITLAGWHLVNYHTFDLASQIAREGMPAYVRLQQQEFAREGDGYTAARHQREAGTGYFDLIALAASGGKSSTTALEGSTEHEQFLAESEKLAG; from the coding sequence ATGGACAAGACTTTCGCTCGGCAGGTTGCCGAGTTGAAGGCCAGGTGGACCGACGAGACCCGCTGGAAGGGGATTCGCCGCGATTACACGGCCGACGAGGTCGTGCGGCTGCGGGGGTCGGTCGGCGTCGAACACACGCTGGCGCGCCTGGGCGCCGAGCGCTTCTGGTCCCTCCTCGCGTCCGAGCCCTATGTCCACACCTTCGGCGCCCTCACGGGGGCGCAGGCCACGCAGATGGTCAAGGGCGGACTCAAGGCCATCTACGTGAGCGGCTGGCAGGTGGCTGGCGACGCCAACCTGGCCGGCCATACCTACCCGGATCAGAGCCTTTATCCGGCCAACAGCGTGCCCGCCCTGGTAAAGCGCATCAACAACGCCCTTTCTCGAGCCGACCAGATCGAGTGGAGCGAGAACGCGCAGGCCTCCCGGCACTGGTTCGCGCCGATCGTCGCGGACGCCGAGGCCGGGTTCGGCGGACCCATTCACGCCTTCGAACTCATGAAGGCCATGATCGAGAGCGGCGCGGCCGCCGTGCACTTCGAGGATCAACTCGCCAGCGAGAAGAAGTGCGGGCACCTGGGCGGCAAGGTGCTGGTGCCCACCAACCAGTTCGTGCGCACGCTGTGCGCCGCCCGCCTGGCGGCCGACGTGCTGGATGTCCCGTCGGTCGTCATCGCCCGCACCGACTCGCTCGGGGCGACGCTCATGACCAGTGACGCCGATCCCGCCGACAAGCCGTTCCTGACCGGAGAACGGACGCCCGAGGGATACTGGGTGGTGAAGAAGGGCCTGCCGGCCGCCATCGGCCGCAGCCTGGCCTATGCCCCCTACGCCGACGTTCTGTGGTTCGAGACCTCCCACCCGGACCTCGAGGAGGCGCGCCACTTCGCCGAGGCCATCCACGCGAAGTTCCCCGGGAAGCTGCTAGCCTACAACCTGTCGCCGTCGTTCAACTGGGAGCGCAACCTGGACGCCGGGCAGATCGCCCGCATCCAGCGTGAGCTGGGGGCCCTGGGCTACAAGTTCCAGTTCATCACCCTGGCCGGGTGGCACCTGGTCAACTACCACACCTTCGATCTGGCCTCCCAGATCGCACGCGAGGGCATGCCGGCCTACGTGCGCCTGCAGCAGCAGGAGTTCGCCCGCGAGGGCGACGGCTACACCGCGGCCAGGCACCAGCGCGAAGCCGGCACCGGGTACTTCGACCTGATCGCCCTGGCCGCCTCCGGCGGGAAGTCCTCCACCACGGCGCTCGAGGGTTCCACCGAGCACGAGCAGTTCCTCGCCGAGTCGGAGAAGCTGGCGGGGTAG